In Actinomycetota bacterium, a genomic segment contains:
- a CDS encoding DUF2079 domain-containing protein, protein MAATVGFTVVSAVKFASFRYGFDTAVVLNVLWRLAHGYDSVTALTGFAHLSDHPSLLLLTLVPLTRLAGPWIPQLLFALQALSTAMVAWSVWRLARARGLDMGVSVSLYLVTLLGAGSWFAATGEFHIVDLALGPLAAVAANHALDRPGRAVFWAAVAASARIEIAVVIIIMGLVILREKRRSGFSLMGVGAVVGTVLMVIGSLSNGGGVSFAAHLGHLGSSPIEALGTIARHPFELFRPLGNPIMLIALFFWLASFAALPVVLGGRWLLPALPMLAIPMLGTWTPADWYFEHYWHVLLVFGAVAAVEGLLRLRASPKTLSLLLVGSSLVVWVAFGPLSPHMPVGWRLDLARPDPAATEVALHVPPSESLSVPLNLAPSFALRRSITFFPRPFSCEGTESLLPGLLAPGAEPPETVVATDGWPPQDDGVWAALRNHYRLGFTVGEYGVWQLQDRVGASTLAVDCYSGEPEP, encoded by the coding sequence TTGGCCGCGACCGTCGGGTTCACGGTGGTGAGTGCCGTCAAGTTTGCCTCGTTTCGCTACGGGTTCGACACCGCGGTTGTCTTGAACGTGTTATGGCGCCTCGCGCACGGCTATGACAGCGTGACAGCTCTCACTGGATTCGCCCACCTGTCTGATCACCCCTCGTTGCTTCTGCTTACGCTCGTGCCGTTGACTCGATTGGCCGGCCCTTGGATACCACAGTTGCTCTTCGCTCTGCAGGCGCTGTCCACGGCGATGGTCGCCTGGTCTGTATGGCGGCTGGCTCGTGCTCGTGGCCTCGACATGGGCGTTTCGGTGAGCTTGTACCTCGTCACGCTGCTCGGCGCAGGTAGCTGGTTCGCAGCCACGGGGGAGTTCCATATCGTGGACCTTGCTCTCGGCCCACTGGCGGCAGTCGCGGCGAACCACGCACTCGACCGTCCCGGAAGAGCTGTCTTTTGGGCGGCTGTCGCGGCTTCGGCTCGTATCGAAATCGCGGTCGTGATCATCATCATGGGTCTCGTCATACTGAGAGAGAAGCGTCGCTCGGGCTTCTCGCTGATGGGCGTCGGTGCCGTGGTCGGCACGGTGCTGATGGTCATAGGAAGTCTCTCGAACGGCGGAGGAGTGAGCTTTGCCGCTCATCTGGGTCATCTTGGCTCGTCACCGATCGAGGCACTGGGGACCATTGCTCGGCATCCTTTCGAGCTGTTCAGACCGCTTGGGAATCCGATCATGTTGATCGCCCTGTTCTTCTGGTTGGCGTCGTTCGCCGCACTTCCGGTCGTTCTGGGCGGACGTTGGCTGCTGCCCGCGCTGCCGATGCTCGCGATCCCGATGCTCGGCACGTGGACGCCTGCCGACTGGTACTTCGAGCACTACTGGCATGTGCTGCTCGTCTTCGGTGCAGTGGCGGCGGTCGAGGGCCTGCTCAGGCTCCGGGCTTCACCAAAGACGTTGTCTTTGCTTCTCGTGGGATCGAGCCTTGTCGTTTGGGTGGCCTTTGGACCGCTGAGTCCCCACATGCCAGTGGGCTGGCGGCTGGATCTGGCAAGACCTGATCCGGCCGCGACCGAGGTGGCACTGCACGTGCCGCCTTCAGAGTCTCTTTCCGTACCGCTCAACCTGGCGCCCTCATTCGCGCTGCGACGCAGTATCACATTCTTCCCGAGACCCTTCTCGTGCGAGGGGACCGAGTCCCTGCTTCCTGGGCTTCTTGCTCCGGGTGCAGAGCCACCTGAGACGGTTGTAGCAACGGACGGGTGGCCGCCGCAAGATGATGGCGTGTGGGCAGCTTTGAGGAACCACTACCGGCTCGGCTTTACAGTGGGAGAGTACGGCGTGTGGCAACTCCAGGACAGAGTTGGCGCCTCCACACTTGCCGTCGACTGCTACTCGGGCGAACCTGAACC